In one Sebastes umbrosus isolate fSebUmb1 chromosome 13, fSebUmb1.pri, whole genome shotgun sequence genomic region, the following are encoded:
- the creb1b gene encoding cyclic AMP-responsive element-binding protein 1b isoform X1, whose protein sequence is MKMESVEVQQVETAVTETETQHITQAQIATLAQVTMTAGHATATGPTVTFVQLPNGQTVQVHGVIQAAQPSVIQSPQIQTVQISTIAESEDSQESVDSVTDSQKRREILSRRPSYRKILNDLSSDAPAVPRIEEERAEEDSCVAVATTPSITTVTMPTPIYQTSSGQYIAITQGGAIQLANNGTDGVQGIQTLTMTNAGAAQSGATILQYAQTSDGQQILVPSNQVVVQAASGDVQAYQIRAAPASTIAPGVVMASSPALPTGGATEVVTRKREVRLMKNREAARECRRKKKEYVKCLENRVAVLENQNKTLIEELKALKDLYCHKSE, encoded by the exons ATGAAGATGGAGTCTGTGGAGGTTCAGCAGGTGGAGACTGCTGTGACTGAGACAGAGACCCAGCACATCACTCAGGCACAGATCGCTACTTTGGCACAG GTAACCATGACAGCAGGCCACGCCACAGCAACAGGTCCCACGGTAACGTTTGTACAGCTTCCCAACGGACAGACGGTTCAGGTCCACGGCGTGATCCAGGCTGCACAGCCGTCTGTTATCCAGTCCCCACAGATCCAGACTGTacag ATCTCCACTATCGCAGAAAGTGAGGATTCACAGGAGTCGGTAGACAGCGTCACCGACTCTCAGAAGCGCAGAGAGATTCTGTCACGACGCCCCTCATACAG GAAAATCCTGAACGACCTTTCGTCCGACGCACCGGCTGTCCCTCGTATCGAGGAGGAGAGGGCTGAGGAGGATTCATGTGTTGCTGTCGCCACCACACCTTCAATCACCACGGTTACTATGCCCACACCCATCTACCAGACGAGCAGTGGCCAATACA TTGCCATCACACAGGGTGGAGCCATTCAGCTGGCTAATAACGGTACAGACGGAGTCCAGGGCATCCAGACTCTGACCATGACCAACGCAGGAGCCGCCCAGTCCGGTGCCACCATCCTCCAGTACGCACAGACCAGTGACGGCCAGCAGATACTGGTTCCCAGTAACCAGGTGGTGGTCCAAG CTGCCTCCGGTGACGTCCAGGCCTATCAGATCCGAGCAGCCCCCGCCAGCACCATCGCCCCTGGGGTGGTCATGGCCTCATCCCCCGCCCTCCCCACCGGGGGCGCTACCGAGGTGGTCACCCGCAAACGGGAAGTCCGCCTCATGAAGAACAG AGAGGCAGCCCGTGAATGTCGCAGGAAGAAAAAGGAGTATGTCAAGTGTCTGGAGAACCGAGTGGCCGTCCTGGAGAACCAAAACAAGACACTTATTGAAGAACTGAAAGCACTTAAAGACCTTTACTGCCATAAATCTGAGTAG
- the creb1b gene encoding cyclic AMP-responsive element-binding protein 1b isoform X2, giving the protein MEMIIKRKILNDLSSDAPAVPRIEEERAEEDSCVAVATTPSITTVTMPTPIYQTSSGQYIAITQGGAIQLANNGTDGVQGIQTLTMTNAGAAQSGATILQYAQTSDGQQILVPSNQVVVQAASGDVQAYQIRAAPASTIAPGVVMASSPALPTGGATEVVTRKREVRLMKNREAARECRRKKKEYVKCLENRVAVLENQNKTLIEELKALKDLYCHKSE; this is encoded by the exons ATGGAAATGATCATCAAAAG GAAAATCCTGAACGACCTTTCGTCCGACGCACCGGCTGTCCCTCGTATCGAGGAGGAGAGGGCTGAGGAGGATTCATGTGTTGCTGTCGCCACCACACCTTCAATCACCACGGTTACTATGCCCACACCCATCTACCAGACGAGCAGTGGCCAATACA TTGCCATCACACAGGGTGGAGCCATTCAGCTGGCTAATAACGGTACAGACGGAGTCCAGGGCATCCAGACTCTGACCATGACCAACGCAGGAGCCGCCCAGTCCGGTGCCACCATCCTCCAGTACGCACAGACCAGTGACGGCCAGCAGATACTGGTTCCCAGTAACCAGGTGGTGGTCCAAG CTGCCTCCGGTGACGTCCAGGCCTATCAGATCCGAGCAGCCCCCGCCAGCACCATCGCCCCTGGGGTGGTCATGGCCTCATCCCCCGCCCTCCCCACCGGGGGCGCTACCGAGGTGGTCACCCGCAAACGGGAAGTCCGCCTCATGAAGAACAG AGAGGCAGCCCGTGAATGTCGCAGGAAGAAAAAGGAGTATGTCAAGTGTCTGGAGAACCGAGTGGCCGTCCTGGAGAACCAAAACAAGACACTTATTGAAGAACTGAAAGCACTTAAAGACCTTTACTGCCATAAATCTGAGTAG